One part of the Streptomyces ferrugineus genome encodes these proteins:
- a CDS encoding SpoIIE family protein phosphatase — MHDTSPTSLSESPQDPFSVHRSAAVVLDARGRVVAWSERATALLGHRAEEVLGRAARETLVDSGDEAMISAATSACLRERGWFGLLPVRHRAGHRVYVGFRARLVERLDSTVEWFLVGSLAEDIAQWEIDRAVLDGLFLRSPVGVAVLGPDLRILRVNRAIARFGGLPAEDYRGLRTADFLLGPDTDLVEEKLRQVLETGRPVIFAEQPCRLLRDPRKELIVSVSAFRMQDPSGRVLGVTEIVEDVTDRHRARRRLALLNEAGARIGTTLDVTTTARELAEAAVPALADAISVDLLEAVPRGDEPAPDSRGPLRRMAVRGIRPESLKVMRAEGELFSFPERTAPARCLVERRPILLPALEDSHAWYAAEPKRAASALAMGVHSLMAVPLTARGVVLGVVCLWRSMQPEPFEEDDLTLAAEFAARAAVCIDNARRYTQQHEAAEALQRSLLPGEVPEHPAVETAHRYLPARASTGVGGDWFDIIPLSGLRVALVVGDVVGHGMHASATMGRLRAAVRTLAHLDLAPDEVLARLDDLVDQLSTEQRQADGNAPQIVGATCLYAIYDPVSRHCAMARAGHPPPTVLGPDGQVRPIDVPAGPPLGLGGLPFESAELELAEGSMIALYSDGLLLADDRDVDQGLDLLRTALAGPARSLEHTCKAVEDAMLATRPADDVTLLLGRTRVLAPQDVATWELPAEPTAAGRARTLARDRLTEWGLQELAFTTELIVSELVTNAYRYAGGLVLLRLIRDGHLICEVSDSSSTSPHLRQASGTDEGGRGLFLVAQLSERWGTRYGRNRKTIWAEQPLSADPESPDA; from the coding sequence ATGCACGACACATCCCCGACGTCACTCAGCGAGAGCCCGCAGGACCCGTTCTCCGTCCACCGATCCGCGGCGGTCGTCCTGGACGCCCGCGGACGGGTCGTCGCCTGGAGCGAACGGGCCACCGCGCTGCTCGGGCACCGGGCCGAGGAGGTACTGGGCCGAGCAGCGCGCGAGACCCTGGTCGACAGCGGTGACGAGGCCATGATCTCCGCGGCGACCTCCGCGTGCCTGCGCGAGCGGGGCTGGTTCGGCCTGCTGCCGGTGCGGCACCGCGCGGGCCACCGCGTGTACGTGGGGTTCAGGGCCCGTCTGGTGGAGCGGCTCGACTCCACCGTCGAGTGGTTCCTCGTCGGCTCGCTCGCCGAGGACATCGCCCAGTGGGAGATCGACCGGGCCGTACTGGACGGACTCTTCCTCCGGTCGCCGGTGGGTGTCGCGGTTCTCGGTCCGGACCTGCGCATCCTGCGGGTGAACCGGGCGATCGCACGGTTCGGCGGGCTGCCGGCCGAGGACTACCGCGGCCTTCGCACCGCCGACTTCCTGCTCGGCCCGGACACGGATCTGGTCGAGGAGAAGCTGCGGCAGGTTCTGGAGACGGGCCGGCCCGTGATCTTCGCCGAGCAGCCCTGCCGGTTGCTGCGGGACCCCCGGAAGGAACTGATCGTCTCGGTGTCCGCCTTCCGGATGCAGGACCCCTCCGGCAGGGTGCTGGGCGTCACCGAGATCGTCGAGGACGTCACCGACCGCCACCGGGCCCGTCGGCGGCTCGCGCTGCTCAACGAGGCCGGCGCCAGGATCGGCACCACACTGGATGTGACCACGACGGCGCGTGAGCTGGCCGAGGCGGCGGTTCCCGCGCTGGCCGACGCCATCTCGGTGGATCTGCTGGAGGCCGTGCCGCGTGGCGACGAGCCGGCCCCGGACTCCAGGGGCCCGCTGCGCAGGATGGCGGTCCGCGGCATCCGGCCCGAGTCGCTGAAGGTGATGCGTGCCGAGGGCGAGCTGTTCTCCTTCCCCGAGCGGACCGCGCCGGCCCGCTGCCTCGTCGAGCGGCGGCCGATCCTGCTGCCCGCCCTGGAGGACAGCCACGCGTGGTACGCCGCCGAGCCGAAGCGGGCCGCGAGCGCCCTGGCGATGGGCGTCCACTCCCTGATGGCGGTGCCACTGACGGCGCGCGGTGTGGTCCTCGGCGTGGTCTGTCTGTGGCGCTCGATGCAGCCGGAGCCGTTCGAGGAGGACGATCTCACCCTGGCGGCGGAGTTCGCCGCCCGGGCCGCGGTCTGCATCGACAACGCCCGCCGCTACACCCAGCAGCACGAGGCCGCCGAGGCCCTGCAGCGCAGTCTGCTGCCGGGCGAGGTGCCCGAGCACCCGGCGGTCGAGACGGCCCACCGCTATCTGCCGGCGCGGGCCTCCACCGGGGTCGGCGGCGACTGGTTCGACATCATCCCGCTGTCGGGGCTGCGTGTCGCGCTGGTCGTCGGCGACGTGGTCGGCCACGGCATGCACGCCTCGGCGACCATGGGCCGGCTGCGCGCCGCCGTGCGCACCCTGGCCCACCTCGACCTGGCCCCGGACGAGGTCCTCGCCCGGCTCGACGACCTGGTGGACCAGCTGTCCACCGAACAGCGGCAGGCGGACGGGAACGCCCCGCAGATCGTGGGCGCGACCTGTCTGTACGCGATCTACGACCCGGTCTCCCGGCACTGCGCCATGGCGCGCGCAGGGCACCCGCCGCCGACCGTGCTGGGCCCGGACGGCCAGGTGCGCCCGATCGACGTGCCCGCCGGACCACCGCTCGGCCTGGGCGGACTGCCGTTCGAGTCGGCCGAGCTGGAACTGGCCGAGGGCAGCATGATCGCCCTGTACAGCGACGGTCTCCTGCTCGCCGACGACCGCGACGTCGACCAGGGTCTGGATCTTCTGCGCACCGCGCTGGCCGGTCCCGCCCGGTCCCTGGAGCACACCTGCAAGGCGGTGGAGGACGCGATGCTGGCCACCCGGCCCGCCGACGACGTCACGCTGCTGCTGGGCCGGACCCGGGTGCTGGCACCGCAGGACGTGGCCACCTGGGAGCTGCCGGCCGAGCCCACCGCGGCCGGCCGGGCCCGGACGCTGGCACGGGACCGGCTGACCGAGTGGGGCCTTCAGGAGCTGGCCTTCACCACCGAGCTGATCGTGAGCGAACTGGTCACGAACGCCTACCGGTACGCCGGCGGCCTGGTCCTGCTGCGCCTCATCAGGGACGGCCATCTCATCTGCGAGGTCTCCGACTCCAGCAGCACCTCCCCCCACCTGCGCCAGGCCAGCGGCACCGACGAGGGCGGCCGCGGCCTGTTCCTGGTGGCGCAGCTCTCCGAGCGCTGGGGCACGCGCTACGGCCGCAACAGAAAGACGATCTGGGCCGAGCAGCCCCTGTCGGCGGATCCGGAGAGCCCCGACGCGTGA
- a CDS encoding SCO4225 family membrane protein, protein MTGSQQSFVAAARRCLVNPAALAYLAVVVGVLAWVGVDALLVEHQDASLAGIWAFLVTGPTSWLFLLLPGVLPWAGVVVGALVQAAVLGAAYHRLSGRLHHRTRPNGA, encoded by the coding sequence ATGACCGGTTCTCAGCAGTCCTTCGTGGCGGCGGCGCGCCGCTGTCTGGTCAATCCGGCGGCGTTGGCATATCTGGCGGTCGTGGTCGGCGTGCTGGCGTGGGTCGGTGTCGACGCGCTGCTCGTCGAGCACCAGGACGCGAGCCTCGCCGGGATATGGGCCTTCCTGGTCACGGGTCCGACGTCGTGGCTGTTCCTGCTGCTGCCCGGCGTGCTGCCGTGGGCCGGCGTCGTCGTCGGCGCCCTGGTACAGGCGGCGGTGCTCGGTGCCGCGTACCACCGTCTCTCCGGCCGCCTCCACCACCGCACGCGTCCGAACGGCGCCTGA
- a CDS encoding sigma-70 family RNA polymerase sigma factor: MSTERTRELAALVTAARSGDPKAQDALVSAYLPLVYNIVGRALNGSVDVDDVVQETMLRALDALGGLRTPESFRSWLVAIAMNQVRAHWHDRQTAPGAVEEAQDIADPGADFVDLTMVRLQLSGQRQETALATRWLEPDDRGLLSLWWLECAGELTRAEVAAALELSPQHTAVRVQRMKAQLEAARVVVRALDAQPPCDELRGVLASWDGQPSALWRKRIARHARGCVRCSGVWSGLMPAEGLLAGLALVAVAPALAERVLSASGGMLPVGSVVDGMLPVGSAADGMAPVGSVVDGTAPTGSVVDGTAPMGSVVDGTPTGSQAQLAASAGSGGRAAHRAGRGRALSRGEARRRRRVRRRAVGGAVVAACVAGGGLWFHYDTDPGNGTEEATAARTAGAPVPDLAQATPIETSASPSPSRTPSKSPSKKATPSKSPRPTKKAAPAPRPTPEPTRSASSTPQEQPAPTGAVAQVVALVNKERSAAGCGPLEEDALLNKAAQGHSDDMAARGFFDHTNPDGADPGQRITAAGYRWSTFGENIAQGQQTPEAVMESWMNSPGHRANILNCSFKDIGVGINKSSGGPWWTQNFGAKQ; encoded by the coding sequence ATGAGTACAGAGCGCACGAGGGAGCTCGCGGCACTGGTGACCGCCGCCCGAAGCGGCGATCCAAAGGCTCAGGACGCCCTGGTCAGTGCGTACCTCCCGCTGGTCTACAACATCGTGGGGAGGGCTCTGAACGGCTCCGTCGACGTGGACGACGTGGTGCAGGAGACCATGCTGCGCGCCCTCGACGCGCTCGGCGGGCTGCGCACTCCCGAGAGCTTCCGCTCCTGGCTGGTGGCGATCGCCATGAACCAGGTCCGTGCGCACTGGCACGACCGGCAGACGGCCCCGGGCGCCGTGGAGGAGGCCCAGGACATCGCCGATCCCGGCGCCGACTTCGTGGACCTGACCATGGTGCGGCTCCAGTTGTCCGGCCAGCGCCAGGAGACGGCGCTCGCCACCCGCTGGCTGGAGCCCGACGACCGGGGACTGCTGTCGCTGTGGTGGCTGGAGTGCGCCGGCGAGCTCACCCGGGCCGAGGTCGCCGCGGCCCTGGAGCTGTCGCCGCAGCACACCGCGGTACGGGTGCAGCGGATGAAGGCGCAGTTGGAGGCGGCCCGGGTGGTGGTGCGGGCGCTCGACGCGCAGCCGCCGTGCGACGAACTGCGGGGTGTGCTGGCGTCCTGGGACGGCCAGCCCTCGGCACTGTGGCGCAAGCGAATAGCCCGGCATGCCCGGGGTTGTGTGCGTTGCTCCGGCGTGTGGAGCGGGCTGATGCCCGCCGAGGGGCTGCTGGCCGGCCTGGCCCTGGTCGCGGTGGCACCGGCGCTGGCGGAGAGGGTGCTGTCGGCGTCCGGCGGGATGCTCCCGGTGGGTTCGGTCGTCGACGGGATGCTCCCGGTGGGTTCGGCCGCCGACGGGATGGCCCCGGTGGGTTCGGTCGTCGATGGGACGGCCCCGACGGGTTCGGTCGTCGATGGGACGGCCCCGATGGGTTCGGTCGTCGATGGGACCCCGACGGGTTCGCAGGCCCAGCTCGCGGCGTCCGCCGGATCGGGCGGCAGAGCCGCGCACCGCGCCGGTCGCGGCCGCGCCCTCTCGCGCGGCGAGGCCCGTCGGCGCCGACGCGTCCGGCGCAGGGCCGTGGGAGGTGCCGTCGTCGCGGCCTGTGTGGCGGGCGGCGGCCTGTGGTTCCACTACGACACCGATCCCGGGAACGGGACCGAGGAGGCGACCGCCGCGCGCACGGCCGGCGCCCCGGTCCCGGACCTCGCGCAGGCCACCCCGATCGAGACCTCCGCCTCGCCCTCCCCCTCCCGGACGCCGTCCAAGTCACCGTCGAAGAAGGCGACCCCATCCAAGTCCCCGCGGCCCACGAAGAAGGCGGCGCCGGCTCCCCGGCCCACCCCTGAGCCGACGCGCAGCGCGTCCAGCACACCGCAGGAGCAGCCGGCACCCACGGGCGCCGTGGCGCAGGTGGTCGCCCTGGTGAACAAGGAGCGGTCGGCCGCCGGCTGCGGCCCGCTCGAGGAGGACGCCCTGCTGAACAAGGCCGCCCAGGGCCACTCCGACGACATGGCCGCCCGTGGCTTCTTCGACCACACCAACCCCGACGGCGCCGATCCCGGCCAGCGCATCACCGCCGCGGGATACCGCTGGTCCACCTTCGGCGAGAACATCGCTCAAGGCCAGCAGACCCCGGAAGCGGTCATGGAGTCCTGGATGAACAGCCCCGGCCATCGCGCCAACATCCTCAACTGCTCGTTCAAGGACATCGGCGTGGGCATCAACAAGAGCTCGGGCGGCCCCTGGTGGACGCAGAACTTCGGCGCCAAGCAGTGA
- a CDS encoding MFS transporter: MSPSPVASPSPSTNPERARQLRRVALSGLLGTAVEFYDFLVYGTVAALVFGELFFPGADPAVGTIAAFGTFAAGYVARPLGGIVFGHFGDRLGRKSMLLLTMGLMGGASFLIGLLPTYDTIGVWAPVLLITLRVLQGIAIGGEWGGATLMVVEHAGERRRGLWSSFTQMGAPLGSLMSSLVVTLVVAMPRDQFAAWGWRVPFLLSVVLLGVGLFVRLKVVESPLFAEVKKDRAEARLPILDVLRRPRPLLLACCVGIGAFTAQSLLTSYLIAYATGIGYARPQVLTALTVSATVALVVLPCASALSDRVGRRPVVLTGAVLSAATAFPVLALVDSKSPASLILAVVIGHGIAQSVMYGPLGALLTEMFGTRVRYTGASLGYQGATLIGAGFSPMIAGSLVAGSGNGTPVALLICGGSLITALTVWFVRETSRTSLSGSATELPTTPRAEEITA; the protein is encoded by the coding sequence ATGTCCCCGTCCCCCGTCGCATCACCGTCCCCGTCCACGAACCCCGAGCGAGCCCGGCAGTTGCGCAGAGTCGCTCTGTCCGGGTTGCTCGGCACCGCCGTGGAGTTCTACGACTTCCTCGTCTACGGCACGGTCGCCGCGCTCGTCTTCGGCGAGCTGTTCTTCCCGGGTGCCGATCCCGCCGTCGGCACCATCGCCGCGTTCGGCACCTTCGCCGCCGGCTATGTCGCCCGCCCGCTCGGCGGCATCGTCTTCGGGCACTTCGGCGACCGGCTCGGCCGCAAGTCGATGCTGCTGCTCACCATGGGCCTGATGGGCGGCGCGAGCTTCCTCATCGGCCTGCTGCCGACGTACGACACGATCGGCGTCTGGGCCCCGGTCCTGCTGATCACCCTGCGGGTGCTCCAGGGCATCGCCATCGGCGGCGAGTGGGGCGGGGCCACCCTGATGGTCGTCGAGCACGCCGGGGAGCGGCGCCGCGGCCTGTGGTCCAGCTTCACGCAGATGGGAGCCCCGCTCGGCTCCCTGATGTCCTCGCTCGTCGTCACCCTCGTGGTGGCCATGCCCAGGGACCAGTTCGCGGCCTGGGGCTGGCGCGTGCCGTTCCTGCTGAGCGTGGTGCTGCTCGGGGTGGGGCTCTTCGTCCGGCTGAAGGTGGTCGAGAGCCCGCTGTTCGCCGAGGTGAAGAAGGACCGCGCCGAGGCACGGCTGCCGATCCTCGACGTCCTGCGGCGGCCCCGGCCCCTGCTGCTGGCCTGCTGCGTCGGCATCGGCGCCTTCACCGCCCAGTCCCTGCTGACCAGTTACCTGATCGCCTACGCCACCGGCATCGGCTACGCCCGCCCCCAGGTGCTCACCGCGCTCACGGTCTCCGCCACCGTCGCCCTCGTCGTCCTGCCCTGCGCGTCCGCCCTTTCCGACCGCGTCGGCCGCCGCCCGGTCGTCCTCACCGGAGCCGTCCTGTCGGCCGCCACCGCGTTCCCGGTCCTCGCGCTGGTCGACTCCAAGTCCCCTGCCTCGCTGATCCTCGCCGTCGTCATCGGCCACGGCATCGCCCAGTCCGTGATGTACGGCCCGCTGGGCGCCCTGCTCACCGAGATGTTCGGCACCCGGGTCCGCTACACCGGCGCCTCCCTCGGCTACCAGGGCGCCACCCTCATCGGCGCCGGCTTCTCCCCCATGATCGCCGGGAGCCTGGTCGCCGGCAGCGGCAACGGCACGCCCGTCGCGCTGCTGATCTGCGGCGGCTCCCTCATCACCGCGCTGACGGTGTGGTTCGTCCGCGAGACCAGCCGTACGTCCCTGTCCGGCTCCGCGACCGAACTCCCCACCACACCCCGCGCGGAGGAGATCACCGCATGA